DNA from Hwangdonia lutea:
GACTTTGTAAAAAATTTCAGCTACCTTCGTTTAACGGCGGATATTAACAATATTGCAGACTGTTTATATCCGAAAACATTGTACACAATACCCAAAAAATGCCGAGAATTGAACTTCAAACTGAAATAAAAGCTGATAGAAATATCGTGTTTGACCTATCACGAAGTATCGATTTGCACAAAATTTCGACTGAACAAACTAATGAAGAAGCAATCGCTGGAAAAACAAGTGGATTAATTGGAATGAATGAAAGCGTTACTTGGCGAGCAAAACACTTTGGAGTATATCAAAAACTGACTTCCAAAATAACGGAATTTGATAGACCGAATTACTTTGCGGACGAAATGGTTAAAGGAGCGTTTGCCGAATTTAAACACGAACATCACTTTGCGGAATTAAATGGTGGAACTTTGATGACTGACTTTTTTGACTACAAATCACCTTTTAGAATTTTAGGTAAGTTAGCGGACAAGCTCTTTCTTGAAAAATATATGACCGAATTACTAATTGAAAGAAACCGAGTTGTAAAAGAGTTTGCGGAATCTGACAAATGGAAAGAAGTAATAAATGAATAAAGTACTGTCTACAACATTGTATAACCGCAATTACGGCGGATTCGACTACGTCCGAATCCACTCGGAATTGCTAAAGTCTGTGCTAAACCG
Protein-coding regions in this window:
- a CDS encoding SRPBCC family protein; the encoded protein is MPRIELQTEIKADRNIVFDLSRSIDLHKISTEQTNEEAIAGKTSGLIGMNESVTWRAKHFGVYQKLTSKITEFDRPNYFADEMVKGAFAEFKHEHHFAELNGGTLMTDFFDYKSPFRILGKLADKLFLEKYMTELLIERNRVVKEFAESDKWKEVINE